A DNA window from Helianthus annuus cultivar XRQ/B chromosome 15, HanXRQr2.0-SUNRISE, whole genome shotgun sequence contains the following coding sequences:
- the LOC110910055 gene encoding DUF724 domain-containing protein 2 isoform X4: MSPTRETGVKVEISLDKEVWRDVWYPATIVEDLGNNLFSVEYNFSGRNNASKLRRVTVDHLHIRPSVPQTRVTSFGLLEKVDAFVDFGWWSGVITKKLADSRYVVYFKHTNSAKELSHLELRPHVEWKNDVEHDELRETVSLNFTNTIEDTTTCLDKRTSIITSMKRAKPTNRGGNLKPSKKSKAAVTGDDPRLSNGGQSKEVSTPDVGQTFDQAENLSSVKKKLGKREKGVDPKSPTSTSAKKKGKLSADSRGSETLPQAAEESTLTTTPNVVEKQPVTINSPIPVILGLQCHNVTVLKSKKPKQLTSKSPQNVVEPNEPQSGVPLSPKATGNQETEGGTITKKKRGRPFKTQPNNLETPLAVNDPNEDASVKKVPSTRGIELPLQQEMYSKPVKGKRGKRRMISLNSTSSPQDVQDSSTRKEKENSEINVEKSIDTVSDDQPLSKWFHGKQSLATLESTGKKPLENSKSLPAVTNGDGQTLTFEKRSSLWETIESMEAFRVFPQKPHFRPLDDIKESARERHAINKMVDFSGVFEDTRRLRIDHPRTQIEDLLETLLELETHGFNIDFIRNRLTELISFKDKREGLESQSKEVKVNVDNHRVEVQKLDKELDSIDKQMTDLLETRDRVSKEKEKNDSEIAGLESEIDKIEEGLRECRRKFDELATASFV; the protein is encoded by the exons ATGAGTCCGACCCGAGAAACAG GTGTAAAAGTGGAAATATCTCTTGACAAAGAAGTTTGGCGTGACGTTTGGTACCCTGCAACAATCGTTGAAGATTTGGGCAACAATTTGTTCTCGGTTGAATACAATTTCTCGGGGCGCAATAACGCATCGAAGCTTCGTAGAGTTACCGTAGATCATCTTCACATTCGTCCCTCGGTTCCTCAAACTAGGGTTACAAGTTTTGGGTTGTTAGAAAAAGTCGACGCTTTTGTCGATTTTGGCTGGTGGAGCGGTGTAATTACTAAAAAACTTGCTGATAGTAGATATGTTGTGTATTTTAAACATACGAATAGCGCGAAAGAACTTAGTCATCTGGAATTAAGACCGCATGTAGAATGGAAAAACGATGTTGAACATGATGAATTACGAGAAACCGTTTCCTTAAACTTCACAAACACGATTGAGGACACAACTACTTGTCTTGATAAACGAACTTCGATTATAACATCAATGAAGAGAGCAAAACCAACAAATCGTGGTGGTAATTTAAAGCCTTCTAAGAAATCAAAGGCTGCGGTTACCGGTGATGATCCACGCCTATCAAATGGTGGTCAAAGTAAAGAAGTAAGCACCCCGGATGTTGGTCAAACCTTTGACCAAGCAGAAAATCTTTCTAGTGTAAAGAAAAAG CTTGGTAAGCGAGAAAAAGGTGTTGATCCGAAGAGTCCTACGAGTACTTCTGCAAAAAAGAAGGGTAAATTATCGGCTGATTCAAGAGGCTCGGAAACTTTACCTCAAG CTGCAGAAGAGTCGACTCTTACAACCACTCCAAACGTTGTCGAGAAACAACCCGTTACCATAAATTCTCCTATTCCCGTGATTTTGGGTTTGCAATGTCACAATGTAACAGTTTTAAAAAGCAAGAAACCTAAGCAGTTGACATCTAAAAGTCCTCAAAACGTGGTTGAACCCAATGAACCTCAGTCAGGTGTTCCGTTATCACCCAAAGCAACAGGCAATCAG GAAACAGAGGGTGGCACGATAACAAAAAAGAAGAGAGGAAGGCCGttcaaaacacaaccaaacaaccTCGAGACTCCCTTAGCCG TAAATGATCCGAACGAAGATGCCAGTGTAAAGAAGGTGCCATCTACAAGAGGAATAGAGTTACCTTTACAACAGGAGATGTATAGTAAACCAGTAAAAGGAAAACGAGGAAAACGGCGAATGATTAGTTTAAACAGTACGTCTTCACCACAAG ATGTTCAAGATTCGTCGACacgaaaagaaaaagaaaattctgaaattaaTGTTGAGAAGTCGATCGACACCGTATCCGACGATCAACCGCTTTCAAAGTGGTTTCATGGAAAGCAGTCGTTAGCAACTCTTGAATCCACAG GCAAGAAACCACTGGAAAATTCTAAATCTCTACCCGCTGTGACAAACGGGGATGGTCAAACGTTGACTTTTGAAAAACGGAGTTCACTTTGGGAAACAATCGAGTCAATGGAAGCGTTCCGTGTGTTCCCACAAAAACCACATTTTCGCCCACTCGATGATATTAAAGAAAGTGCTCGCGAACGCCACGCAATCAATAAAATGGTTGACTTTTCAGGCGTTTTTGAAGACACACGTCGCTTACGGATTGACCATCCAAGAACCCAAATCGAAGATCTCTTGGAGACTCTTTTAGAACTTGAAACTCACGGTTTTAATATTGATTTCATAAGGAACCGTTTGACGGAGTTGATCTCTTTCAAGGACAAACGGGAAGGGCTCGAAAGTCAATCAAAAGAAGTCAAAGTTAACGTCGATAATCATCGCGTTGAAGTACAAAAACTCGATAAAGAGCTTGATTCAATTGATAAACAGATGACCGATTTGCTGGAAACACGCGATCGGGTTTCCAAGGAGAAAGAGAAAAACGATTCAGAAATCGCTGGTTTGGAAAGCGAAATTGATAAAATCGAAGAAGGTTTGCGAGAATGCCGTCGCAAATTCGATGAATTAGCGACTGCTTCTTTCGTTTGA
- the LOC110910055 gene encoding DUF724 domain-containing protein 6 isoform X3 — MSPTRETGVKVEISLDKEVWRDVWYPATIVEDLGNNLFSVEYNFSGRNNASKLRRVTVDHLHIRPSVPQTRVTSFGLLEKVDAFVDFGWWSGVITKKLADSRYVVYFKHTNSAKELSHLELRPHVEWKNDVEHDELRETVSLNFTNTIEDTTTCLDKRTSIITSMKRAKPTNRGGNLKPSKKSKAAVTGDDPRLSNGGQSKEVSTPDVGQTFDQAENLSSVKKKPGKKSKAGVTGDDPRLSNGDQSKEVSTPDVGQTSDKVKNLSSVKKKLGKREKGVDPKSPTSTSAKKKGKLSADSRGSETLPQAAEESTLTTTPNVVEKQPVTINSPIPVILGLQCHNVTVLKSKKPKQLTSKSPQNVVEPNEPQSGVPLSPKATGNQETEGGTITKKKRGRPFKTQPNNLETPLAVNDPNEDASVKKVPSTRGIELPLQQEMYSKPVKGKRGKRRMISLNSTSSPQDVQDSSTRKEKENSEINVEKSIDTVSDDQPLSKWFHGKQSLATLESTGKKPLENSKSLPAVTNGDGQTLTFEKRSSLWETIESMEAFRVFPQKPHFRPLDDIKESARERHAINKMVDFSGVFEDTRRLRIDHPRTQIEDLLETLLELETHGFNIDFIRNRLTELISFKDKREGLESQSKEVKVNVDNHRVEVQKLDKELDSIDKQMTDLLETRDRVSKEKEKNDSEIAGLESEIDKIEEGLRECRRKFDELATASFV, encoded by the exons ATGAGTCCGACCCGAGAAACAG GTGTAAAAGTGGAAATATCTCTTGACAAAGAAGTTTGGCGTGACGTTTGGTACCCTGCAACAATCGTTGAAGATTTGGGCAACAATTTGTTCTCGGTTGAATACAATTTCTCGGGGCGCAATAACGCATCGAAGCTTCGTAGAGTTACCGTAGATCATCTTCACATTCGTCCCTCGGTTCCTCAAACTAGGGTTACAAGTTTTGGGTTGTTAGAAAAAGTCGACGCTTTTGTCGATTTTGGCTGGTGGAGCGGTGTAATTACTAAAAAACTTGCTGATAGTAGATATGTTGTGTATTTTAAACATACGAATAGCGCGAAAGAACTTAGTCATCTGGAATTAAGACCGCATGTAGAATGGAAAAACGATGTTGAACATGATGAATTACGAGAAACCGTTTCCTTAAACTTCACAAACACGATTGAGGACACAACTACTTGTCTTGATAAACGAACTTCGATTATAACATCAATGAAGAGAGCAAAACCAACAAATCGTGGTGGTAATTTAAAGCCTTCTAAGAAATCAAAGGCTGCGGTTACCGGTGATGATCCACGCCTATCAAATGGTGGTCAAAGTAAAGAAGTAAGCACCCCGGATGTTGGTCAAACCTTTGACCAAGCAGAAAATCTTTCTAGTGTAAAGAAAAAG CCTGGTAAGAAATCAAAGGCTGGGGTTACCGGTGATGATCCACGCCTATCAAATGGTGATCAAAGTAAAGAAGTAAGCACACCGGATGTTGGTCAAACCTCTGACAAAGTTAAAAATCTTTCTAGTGTAAAGAAAAAG CTTGGTAAGCGAGAAAAAGGTGTTGATCCGAAGAGTCCTACGAGTACTTCTGCAAAAAAGAAGGGTAAATTATCGGCTGATTCAAGAGGCTCGGAAACTTTACCTCAAG CTGCAGAAGAGTCGACTCTTACAACCACTCCAAACGTTGTCGAGAAACAACCCGTTACCATAAATTCTCCTATTCCCGTGATTTTGGGTTTGCAATGTCACAATGTAACAGTTTTAAAAAGCAAGAAACCTAAGCAGTTGACATCTAAAAGTCCTCAAAACGTGGTTGAACCCAATGAACCTCAGTCAGGTGTTCCGTTATCACCCAAAGCAACAGGCAATCAG GAAACAGAGGGTGGCACGATAACAAAAAAGAAGAGAGGAAGGCCGttcaaaacacaaccaaacaaccTCGAGACTCCCTTAGCCG TAAATGATCCGAACGAAGATGCCAGTGTAAAGAAGGTGCCATCTACAAGAGGAATAGAGTTACCTTTACAACAGGAGATGTATAGTAAACCAGTAAAAGGAAAACGAGGAAAACGGCGAATGATTAGTTTAAACAGTACGTCTTCACCACAAG ATGTTCAAGATTCGTCGACacgaaaagaaaaagaaaattctgaaattaaTGTTGAGAAGTCGATCGACACCGTATCCGACGATCAACCGCTTTCAAAGTGGTTTCATGGAAAGCAGTCGTTAGCAACTCTTGAATCCACAG GCAAGAAACCACTGGAAAATTCTAAATCTCTACCCGCTGTGACAAACGGGGATGGTCAAACGTTGACTTTTGAAAAACGGAGTTCACTTTGGGAAACAATCGAGTCAATGGAAGCGTTCCGTGTGTTCCCACAAAAACCACATTTTCGCCCACTCGATGATATTAAAGAAAGTGCTCGCGAACGCCACGCAATCAATAAAATGGTTGACTTTTCAGGCGTTTTTGAAGACACACGTCGCTTACGGATTGACCATCCAAGAACCCAAATCGAAGATCTCTTGGAGACTCTTTTAGAACTTGAAACTCACGGTTTTAATATTGATTTCATAAGGAACCGTTTGACGGAGTTGATCTCTTTCAAGGACAAACGGGAAGGGCTCGAAAGTCAATCAAAAGAAGTCAAAGTTAACGTCGATAATCATCGCGTTGAAGTACAAAAACTCGATAAAGAGCTTGATTCAATTGATAAACAGATGACCGATTTGCTGGAAACACGCGATCGGGTTTCCAAGGAGAAAGAGAAAAACGATTCAGAAATCGCTGGTTTGGAAAGCGAAATTGATAAAATCGAAGAAGGTTTGCGAGAATGCCGTCGCAAATTCGATGAATTAGCGACTGCTTCTTTCGTTTGA
- the LOC110910055 gene encoding DUF724 domain-containing protein 6 isoform X1 — MSPTRETGVKVEISLDKEVWRDVWYPATIVEDLGNNLFSVEYNFSGRNNASKLRRVTVDHLHIRPSVPQTRVTSFGLLEKVDAFVDFGWWSGVITKKLADSRYVVYFKHTNSAKELSHLELRPHVEWKNDVEHDELRETVSLNFTNTIEDTTTCLDKRTSIITSMKRAKPTNRGGNLKPSKKSKAAVTGDDPRLSNGGQSKEVSTPDVGQTFDQAENLSSVKKKPGKKSKAVVTGDDPRLSNGGQSKEVSAPDAGQTFDQAENLSSVKKKPGKKSKAGVTGDDPRLSNGDQSKEVSTPDVGQTSDKVKNLSSVKKKLGKREKGVDPKSPTSTSAKKKGKLSADSRGSETLPQAAEESTLTTTPNVVEKQPVTINSPIPVILGLQCHNVTVLKSKKPKQLTSKSPQNVVEPNEPQSGVPLSPKATGNQETEGGTITKKKRGRPFKTQPNNLETPLAVNDPNEDASVKKVPSTRGIELPLQQEMYSKPVKGKRGKRRMISLNSTSSPQDVQDSSTRKEKENSEINVEKSIDTVSDDQPLSKWFHGKQSLATLESTGKKPLENSKSLPAVTNGDGQTLTFEKRSSLWETIESMEAFRVFPQKPHFRPLDDIKESARERHAINKMVDFSGVFEDTRRLRIDHPRTQIEDLLETLLELETHGFNIDFIRNRLTELISFKDKREGLESQSKEVKVNVDNHRVEVQKLDKELDSIDKQMTDLLETRDRVSKEKEKNDSEIAGLESEIDKIEEGLRECRRKFDELATASFV, encoded by the exons ATGAGTCCGACCCGAGAAACAG GTGTAAAAGTGGAAATATCTCTTGACAAAGAAGTTTGGCGTGACGTTTGGTACCCTGCAACAATCGTTGAAGATTTGGGCAACAATTTGTTCTCGGTTGAATACAATTTCTCGGGGCGCAATAACGCATCGAAGCTTCGTAGAGTTACCGTAGATCATCTTCACATTCGTCCCTCGGTTCCTCAAACTAGGGTTACAAGTTTTGGGTTGTTAGAAAAAGTCGACGCTTTTGTCGATTTTGGCTGGTGGAGCGGTGTAATTACTAAAAAACTTGCTGATAGTAGATATGTTGTGTATTTTAAACATACGAATAGCGCGAAAGAACTTAGTCATCTGGAATTAAGACCGCATGTAGAATGGAAAAACGATGTTGAACATGATGAATTACGAGAAACCGTTTCCTTAAACTTCACAAACACGATTGAGGACACAACTACTTGTCTTGATAAACGAACTTCGATTATAACATCAATGAAGAGAGCAAAACCAACAAATCGTGGTGGTAATTTAAAGCCTTCTAAGAAATCAAAGGCTGCGGTTACCGGTGATGATCCACGCCTATCAAATGGTGGTCAAAGTAAAGAAGTAAGCACCCCGGATGTTGGTCAAACCTTTGACCAAGCAGAAAATCTTTCTAGTGTAAAGAAAAAG CCTGGTAAGAAATCGAAGGCTGTGGTTACTGGTGATGATCCACGCCTATCAAATGGTGGTCAAAGTAAAGAAGTAAGCGCCCCGGATGCTGGTCAAACCTTTGACCAAGCTGAAAATCTTTCTAGTGTAAAGAAAAAG CCTGGTAAGAAATCAAAGGCTGGGGTTACCGGTGATGATCCACGCCTATCAAATGGTGATCAAAGTAAAGAAGTAAGCACACCGGATGTTGGTCAAACCTCTGACAAAGTTAAAAATCTTTCTAGTGTAAAGAAAAAG CTTGGTAAGCGAGAAAAAGGTGTTGATCCGAAGAGTCCTACGAGTACTTCTGCAAAAAAGAAGGGTAAATTATCGGCTGATTCAAGAGGCTCGGAAACTTTACCTCAAG CTGCAGAAGAGTCGACTCTTACAACCACTCCAAACGTTGTCGAGAAACAACCCGTTACCATAAATTCTCCTATTCCCGTGATTTTGGGTTTGCAATGTCACAATGTAACAGTTTTAAAAAGCAAGAAACCTAAGCAGTTGACATCTAAAAGTCCTCAAAACGTGGTTGAACCCAATGAACCTCAGTCAGGTGTTCCGTTATCACCCAAAGCAACAGGCAATCAG GAAACAGAGGGTGGCACGATAACAAAAAAGAAGAGAGGAAGGCCGttcaaaacacaaccaaacaaccTCGAGACTCCCTTAGCCG TAAATGATCCGAACGAAGATGCCAGTGTAAAGAAGGTGCCATCTACAAGAGGAATAGAGTTACCTTTACAACAGGAGATGTATAGTAAACCAGTAAAAGGAAAACGAGGAAAACGGCGAATGATTAGTTTAAACAGTACGTCTTCACCACAAG ATGTTCAAGATTCGTCGACacgaaaagaaaaagaaaattctgaaattaaTGTTGAGAAGTCGATCGACACCGTATCCGACGATCAACCGCTTTCAAAGTGGTTTCATGGAAAGCAGTCGTTAGCAACTCTTGAATCCACAG GCAAGAAACCACTGGAAAATTCTAAATCTCTACCCGCTGTGACAAACGGGGATGGTCAAACGTTGACTTTTGAAAAACGGAGTTCACTTTGGGAAACAATCGAGTCAATGGAAGCGTTCCGTGTGTTCCCACAAAAACCACATTTTCGCCCACTCGATGATATTAAAGAAAGTGCTCGCGAACGCCACGCAATCAATAAAATGGTTGACTTTTCAGGCGTTTTTGAAGACACACGTCGCTTACGGATTGACCATCCAAGAACCCAAATCGAAGATCTCTTGGAGACTCTTTTAGAACTTGAAACTCACGGTTTTAATATTGATTTCATAAGGAACCGTTTGACGGAGTTGATCTCTTTCAAGGACAAACGGGAAGGGCTCGAAAGTCAATCAAAAGAAGTCAAAGTTAACGTCGATAATCATCGCGTTGAAGTACAAAAACTCGATAAAGAGCTTGATTCAATTGATAAACAGATGACCGATTTGCTGGAAACACGCGATCGGGTTTCCAAGGAGAAAGAGAAAAACGATTCAGAAATCGCTGGTTTGGAAAGCGAAATTGATAAAATCGAAGAAGGTTTGCGAGAATGCCGTCGCAAATTCGATGAATTAGCGACTGCTTCTTTCGTTTGA
- the LOC110910055 gene encoding DUF724 domain-containing protein 6 isoform X2, whose product MSPTRETGVKVEISLDKEVWRDVWYPATIVEDLGNNLFSVEYNFSGRNNASKLRRVTVDHLHIRPSVPQTRVTSFGLLEKVDAFVDFGWWSGVITKKLADSRYVVYFKHTNSAKELSHLELRPHVEWKNDVEHDELRETVSLNFTNTIEDTTTCLDKRTSIITSMKRAKPTNRGGNLKPSKKSKAAVTGDDPRLSNGGQSKEVSTPDVGQTFDQAENLSSVKKKPGKKSKAVVTGDDPRLSNGGQSKEVSAPDAGQTFDQAENLSSVKKKPGKKSKAGVTGDDPRLSNGDQSKEVSTPDVGQTSDKVKNLSSVKKKLGKREKGVDPKSPTSTSAKKKGKLSADSRGSETLPQAAEESTLTTTPNVVEKQPVTINSPIPVILGLQCHNVTVLKSKKPKQLTSKSPQNVVEPNEPQSGVPLSPKATGNQETEGGTITKKKRGRPFKTQPNNLETPLAVNDPNEDASVKKVPSTRGIELPLQQEMYSKPVKGKRGKRRMISLNNVQDSSTRKEKENSEINVEKSIDTVSDDQPLSKWFHGKQSLATLESTGKKPLENSKSLPAVTNGDGQTLTFEKRSSLWETIESMEAFRVFPQKPHFRPLDDIKESARERHAINKMVDFSGVFEDTRRLRIDHPRTQIEDLLETLLELETHGFNIDFIRNRLTELISFKDKREGLESQSKEVKVNVDNHRVEVQKLDKELDSIDKQMTDLLETRDRVSKEKEKNDSEIAGLESEIDKIEEGLRECRRKFDELATASFV is encoded by the exons ATGAGTCCGACCCGAGAAACAG GTGTAAAAGTGGAAATATCTCTTGACAAAGAAGTTTGGCGTGACGTTTGGTACCCTGCAACAATCGTTGAAGATTTGGGCAACAATTTGTTCTCGGTTGAATACAATTTCTCGGGGCGCAATAACGCATCGAAGCTTCGTAGAGTTACCGTAGATCATCTTCACATTCGTCCCTCGGTTCCTCAAACTAGGGTTACAAGTTTTGGGTTGTTAGAAAAAGTCGACGCTTTTGTCGATTTTGGCTGGTGGAGCGGTGTAATTACTAAAAAACTTGCTGATAGTAGATATGTTGTGTATTTTAAACATACGAATAGCGCGAAAGAACTTAGTCATCTGGAATTAAGACCGCATGTAGAATGGAAAAACGATGTTGAACATGATGAATTACGAGAAACCGTTTCCTTAAACTTCACAAACACGATTGAGGACACAACTACTTGTCTTGATAAACGAACTTCGATTATAACATCAATGAAGAGAGCAAAACCAACAAATCGTGGTGGTAATTTAAAGCCTTCTAAGAAATCAAAGGCTGCGGTTACCGGTGATGATCCACGCCTATCAAATGGTGGTCAAAGTAAAGAAGTAAGCACCCCGGATGTTGGTCAAACCTTTGACCAAGCAGAAAATCTTTCTAGTGTAAAGAAAAAG CCTGGTAAGAAATCGAAGGCTGTGGTTACTGGTGATGATCCACGCCTATCAAATGGTGGTCAAAGTAAAGAAGTAAGCGCCCCGGATGCTGGTCAAACCTTTGACCAAGCTGAAAATCTTTCTAGTGTAAAGAAAAAG CCTGGTAAGAAATCAAAGGCTGGGGTTACCGGTGATGATCCACGCCTATCAAATGGTGATCAAAGTAAAGAAGTAAGCACACCGGATGTTGGTCAAACCTCTGACAAAGTTAAAAATCTTTCTAGTGTAAAGAAAAAG CTTGGTAAGCGAGAAAAAGGTGTTGATCCGAAGAGTCCTACGAGTACTTCTGCAAAAAAGAAGGGTAAATTATCGGCTGATTCAAGAGGCTCGGAAACTTTACCTCAAG CTGCAGAAGAGTCGACTCTTACAACCACTCCAAACGTTGTCGAGAAACAACCCGTTACCATAAATTCTCCTATTCCCGTGATTTTGGGTTTGCAATGTCACAATGTAACAGTTTTAAAAAGCAAGAAACCTAAGCAGTTGACATCTAAAAGTCCTCAAAACGTGGTTGAACCCAATGAACCTCAGTCAGGTGTTCCGTTATCACCCAAAGCAACAGGCAATCAG GAAACAGAGGGTGGCACGATAACAAAAAAGAAGAGAGGAAGGCCGttcaaaacacaaccaaacaaccTCGAGACTCCCTTAGCCG TAAATGATCCGAACGAAGATGCCAGTGTAAAGAAGGTGCCATCTACAAGAGGAATAGAGTTACCTTTACAACAGGAGATGTATAGTAAACCAGTAAAAGGAAAACGAGGAAAACGGCGAATGATTAGTTTAAACA ATGTTCAAGATTCGTCGACacgaaaagaaaaagaaaattctgaaattaaTGTTGAGAAGTCGATCGACACCGTATCCGACGATCAACCGCTTTCAAAGTGGTTTCATGGAAAGCAGTCGTTAGCAACTCTTGAATCCACAG GCAAGAAACCACTGGAAAATTCTAAATCTCTACCCGCTGTGACAAACGGGGATGGTCAAACGTTGACTTTTGAAAAACGGAGTTCACTTTGGGAAACAATCGAGTCAATGGAAGCGTTCCGTGTGTTCCCACAAAAACCACATTTTCGCCCACTCGATGATATTAAAGAAAGTGCTCGCGAACGCCACGCAATCAATAAAATGGTTGACTTTTCAGGCGTTTTTGAAGACACACGTCGCTTACGGATTGACCATCCAAGAACCCAAATCGAAGATCTCTTGGAGACTCTTTTAGAACTTGAAACTCACGGTTTTAATATTGATTTCATAAGGAACCGTTTGACGGAGTTGATCTCTTTCAAGGACAAACGGGAAGGGCTCGAAAGTCAATCAAAAGAAGTCAAAGTTAACGTCGATAATCATCGCGTTGAAGTACAAAAACTCGATAAAGAGCTTGATTCAATTGATAAACAGATGACCGATTTGCTGGAAACACGCGATCGGGTTTCCAAGGAGAAAGAGAAAAACGATTCAGAAATCGCTGGTTTGGAAAGCGAAATTGATAAAATCGAAGAAGGTTTGCGAGAATGCCGTCGCAAATTCGATGAATTAGCGACTGCTTCTTTCGTTTGA
- the LOC110910055 gene encoding DUF724 domain-containing protein 7 isoform X6 — MKRAKPTNRGGNLKPSKKSKAAVTGDDPRLSNGGQSKEVSTPDVGQTFDQAENLSSVKKKPGKKSKAVVTGDDPRLSNGGQSKEVSAPDAGQTFDQAENLSSVKKKPGKKSKAGVTGDDPRLSNGDQSKEVSTPDVGQTSDKVKNLSSVKKKLGKREKGVDPKSPTSTSAKKKGKLSADSRGSETLPQAAEESTLTTTPNVVEKQPVTINSPIPVILGLQCHNVTVLKSKKPKQLTSKSPQNVVEPNEPQSGVPLSPKATGNQETEGGTITKKKRGRPFKTQPNNLETPLAVNDPNEDASVKKVPSTRGIELPLQQEMYSKPVKGKRGKRRMISLNNVQDSSTRKEKENSEINVEKSIDTVSDDQPLSKWFHGKQSLATLESTGKKPLENSKSLPAVTNGDGQTLTFEKRSSLWETIESMEAFRVFPQKPHFRPLDDIKESARERHAINKMVDFSGVFEDTRRLRIDHPRTQIEDLLETLLELETHGFNIDFIRNRLTELISFKDKREGLESQSKEVKVNVDNHRVEVQKLDKELDSIDKQMTDLLETRDRVSKEKEKNDSEIAGLESEIDKIEEGLRECRRKFDELATASFV, encoded by the exons ATGAAGAGAGCAAAACCAACAAATCGTGGTGGTAATTTAAAGCCTTCTAAGAAATCAAAGGCTGCGGTTACCGGTGATGATCCACGCCTATCAAATGGTGGTCAAAGTAAAGAAGTAAGCACCCCGGATGTTGGTCAAACCTTTGACCAAGCAGAAAATCTTTCTAGTGTAAAGAAAAAG CCTGGTAAGAAATCGAAGGCTGTGGTTACTGGTGATGATCCACGCCTATCAAATGGTGGTCAAAGTAAAGAAGTAAGCGCCCCGGATGCTGGTCAAACCTTTGACCAAGCTGAAAATCTTTCTAGTGTAAAGAAAAAG CCTGGTAAGAAATCAAAGGCTGGGGTTACCGGTGATGATCCACGCCTATCAAATGGTGATCAAAGTAAAGAAGTAAGCACACCGGATGTTGGTCAAACCTCTGACAAAGTTAAAAATCTTTCTAGTGTAAAGAAAAAG CTTGGTAAGCGAGAAAAAGGTGTTGATCCGAAGAGTCCTACGAGTACTTCTGCAAAAAAGAAGGGTAAATTATCGGCTGATTCAAGAGGCTCGGAAACTTTACCTCAAG CTGCAGAAGAGTCGACTCTTACAACCACTCCAAACGTTGTCGAGAAACAACCCGTTACCATAAATTCTCCTATTCCCGTGATTTTGGGTTTGCAATGTCACAATGTAACAGTTTTAAAAAGCAAGAAACCTAAGCAGTTGACATCTAAAAGTCCTCAAAACGTGGTTGAACCCAATGAACCTCAGTCAGGTGTTCCGTTATCACCCAAAGCAACAGGCAATCAG GAAACAGAGGGTGGCACGATAACAAAAAAGAAGAGAGGAAGGCCGttcaaaacacaaccaaacaaccTCGAGACTCCCTTAGCCG TAAATGATCCGAACGAAGATGCCAGTGTAAAGAAGGTGCCATCTACAAGAGGAATAGAGTTACCTTTACAACAGGAGATGTATAGTAAACCAGTAAAAGGAAAACGAGGAAAACGGCGAATGATTAGTTTAAACA ATGTTCAAGATTCGTCGACacgaaaagaaaaagaaaattctgaaattaaTGTTGAGAAGTCGATCGACACCGTATCCGACGATCAACCGCTTTCAAAGTGGTTTCATGGAAAGCAGTCGTTAGCAACTCTTGAATCCACAG GCAAGAAACCACTGGAAAATTCTAAATCTCTACCCGCTGTGACAAACGGGGATGGTCAAACGTTGACTTTTGAAAAACGGAGTTCACTTTGGGAAACAATCGAGTCAATGGAAGCGTTCCGTGTGTTCCCACAAAAACCACATTTTCGCCCACTCGATGATATTAAAGAAAGTGCTCGCGAACGCCACGCAATCAATAAAATGGTTGACTTTTCAGGCGTTTTTGAAGACACACGTCGCTTACGGATTGACCATCCAAGAACCCAAATCGAAGATCTCTTGGAGACTCTTTTAGAACTTGAAACTCACGGTTTTAATATTGATTTCATAAGGAACCGTTTGACGGAGTTGATCTCTTTCAAGGACAAACGGGAAGGGCTCGAAAGTCAATCAAAAGAAGTCAAAGTTAACGTCGATAATCATCGCGTTGAAGTACAAAAACTCGATAAAGAGCTTGATTCAATTGATAAACAGATGACCGATTTGCTGGAAACACGCGATCGGGTTTCCAAGGAGAAAGAGAAAAACGATTCAGAAATCGCTGGTTTGGAAAGCGAAATTGATAAAATCGAAGAAGGTTTGCGAGAATGCCGTCGCAAATTCGATGAATTAGCGACTGCTTCTTTCGTTTGA